The nucleotide sequence GCGTATTGcgctgtgatattggttgcatacttgcaatgtataacaaaagattaataaaattatggaatacaataaaataatcaacaaaacGCGAACTGCAAcgagaataaaataaatataaacatttaaaatagttTACCATGGCATATTTTTGTCgacaagaaaatattttaaaaaatctaatatTTGTTCGACGCAACAATCCAATTGCGAACTCCATTCTGATTTATTGTTTATCTATTTTTTATGACCTTGCAGTAGATATTGTGGCAAATAAAATGCAATTGGAAAGATAGGAATTTCTATTTGGCAATATAGGCGGACTTTGTTCTTTTAGATGAATTTCGCAGCAAAACAGCGTGTGAAAACGAAATACTTCAGTTGAAATGTAACCCGCACTCAAGAGTCGCAGTTTACAGCGCCAGTTATGGCCGAACTGAATATGAAAGCTACCAGTGTCCCCAGCCGCAAGGAGTGGCCGAAGAAagtaaactaaataaattttgaaagagaTAACTTTGTTTTGTATGATTTCTTTTAGCTTGTTTAGTAAGTTACGCTATGGAAACTGTGATGCAAATATGCCACGGAAAACGAAGCTGCGAACTATCGGCTGACGCTAGTACGTTTGGAAATCCCTGTAGACCAGAATCGAGGATGTACTTGAAAGTGGTATACACGTGCGGTAAGTTCCAAGGTTTCTAATAATTTAGCGCGCCAACAAAAGTTCTCCCCTTACGAGGTCCGGAGCGAATTTTCTTTCCGGGCCTCGTTGGTCCTTTGGGTTTGAACCGTTGCGGTCTCACCTCGTCGTGAAATGATTTACAGTGCCACGAAAGATCCTAAAGGAGCAGTACGAGGGCAGGCTCGAGCCTGACGAATTGGAAACGGAAAATGACAACGAAGACCCCGAGTTTGATAACTACGACGACGGGAAGGAATTCATAAGAGAGTCGGCCGCCTCACCACCCGCCCCCAGCATCGTTGGGTCGCCGAAAGGGGACAACCTAACAAACGACCTGGCCGCCACCAGTTCGAAGCTGCCCCCGCAATTTAAAGCGAAGGAACGCGAACCAGGTACGTACCCCGTCTCACCATCTATCTCCGATCGGGCTGCTAACCATTACAAATTTCTGAATTCAATACGCGACGCCAATATCCGCGCGAGGCACCAGGTATCCCGACTTCGCGCTCGGTTGGGATTAAAAGGCCCCACCTGATTACTTCATAAATATTCGAGAATGCTTCAAGTTCGATTTTTGGACGAATTGGATTCGCGTTTCCCTCTGAAAATTGATCGTCTTTTCTTCAAATTcgtaaaatttcaattttaagacACGAATtatacgaaaaataaaaacaataataaaactaaaattgcaattttattttcgaatcaactttaaaaataattgaatgaGTCCGTATACTTCATCCCAACTTAAAAGTAGACCAATAGTTTCTAGAAAAGCAGTAAAATCTCTCAGTAACATCTTTaatgaaaaaactttaaattctcCGTAAAAAGGTATGACGGTTTTAGTAGGAAAACGTCAGAAGAAAATGTAGGTTAGCAGCCCTTATGGTAGTAATAACGGGACAGTGCATGTTCGCAGTAAACGTTACCATACTTTAGGAAGAACCGCCGCTTTTTAAAGCTAATCGCCCGGCTTCCTCGCACGTTCGGAGACCGAAGGCCGTCTGAAACCGTGTTTCCGTTGCAGCGAGCTTTGATTCCCTAGCGTCCCGAGCAAAAAGCACGCCTCGCGCCCACAAGTCCTACCCTCGATCCCACCGCCCCCATTACCGCCACAGCCGAGAAAAAAGCAAAGCCCTCAAAGACATGCAGGCCGATCATATCCCGTTCAGATATTGCAATACCACCAAACGCACCGATAGCGATAAAGGTATAGGATTCGTTTCTGATTGGATTAATACCTACTGGTTTCTTACACGTAAGTAACATCCTTTAAAAATCCCGCTTAATGTgcattttataactttataaGCATGATAAAGCATggtttttgttaaatattctcTTTTGGAAAACAATCgcaattacaaatttaaacagTGTTGTTTCGATTCAAAAGTAAATACTCAATAAAGCCACCATAAACGCTGTAATGAGGTTATAACTAATTCAAGAGCCATTTGCTTGCTTAAGCGAGGGTTGGATATCTCGTGGTAATTCTACATTATCTATGGATGCATATTTATCAGTTggatgtttatttattaagcaCCTCTTGACTGTTTTCGGCATTTCATTGATcacgtttaataaataattccaaaagaGAACGCAGTTGAcgaagaaaaagttttttttaacaaaaataaatttttcagaaaatcaAGAAcgcttttatttgtatttaatcaTAAGCGTGGGCGGCGGGGTTGTTCTGTGTCTTACCATCCTCGTGGTAAGACTCCTTCTCCAACGACGTAACGCAAAACAAGAACCCAAGTTTCAACAAACcgacataacagataattcACTCCCTAACGGATTCACCGATGACATTAGTGAAGTTGATGCTGACATCGACCTCACGCCATCATTACCACCAACTCATGTACTAAGTCCTCACACTGCTTTACCCTTAGGGAGTATAGCCGAAGTGGTGAGATATCCCCAGGTTCATAATCATACCCTGAGGAAACCAAGTATTGAAATGGACGTACCTAGGAGTTTAAGCGGATCCGCAAATAGCCATTATTATTACGGGTGACCAGAGTACCCGGGCAGAAGACAAGGTCCCGTCAACGCGACACCAACGTCTACGTGCCCGGGACAGCGTACCTACTGTTTCTAAGAGTGGACCAGACTTCCTTAGTGTGTATGTGTGactgttatatttatttgtacaaAATATTCCCCGAAAGTGAATCTGTCTGTAAATAACTGTTTATGCAAAAAATAACACAGGGTGAATATGAAACCATCTCCCagaatataattaattagaattttctaaatatacctcaaatattttaaaggaGTAGATTTCTTAATAAAGGTGTGTTGTTCATAACTTCCTAATATCTGgtaaactttaaactttaaaagctATGCGAATAGTGTCATCTATGATTAAGTCTTGGAAACTTTCTGAACAAACTATTTTAAAGAGATTTTAACAAGTTCACGGCATAACCGAGTTTCTTCCTAAGGGTATGATGTTGAAATACTTTTCTCAAGACTCTACATACATAGTTTACGGTAATTATTTccattaaagtaaaaaaaaaaatgcattttttttaaggaaatgttgaaaaataagatttaagGACAATGTTTAAGGAAATTCTTTTCATATActttatgaataataaaaaatttgatgtaaaCAAGTTCTTGGGGATGGTGGAATACACAATAGTAAATAGGTCGGATGAAAACTGAATTATAGATGGTTTCGCGAATAGAATACCCGTTTTATTACTGTGACTTTACGGCTCGGTATACGCGCCCTCCTTGATATTATGTGTTTCATAATCGCTACGGACAATGGACGGATGTGAAAACGAGCAGGCATAAACGGAGATATAACCATTTAAGTTAGTTCGATAAGTTGTTCAACGCGATCGTCTTTTGTACATACATATATTTCTAATTGAGACGTAATCTATTGCCACGTTAATAAtcgtataaattatttatatcgaTACTTGGTAGCGTAACTGTTGTTGATCCTGAGGGTGTTCGAATGAAATTTTACCTATAAACGCATGTTATACGTGTTATATCTGTACCACGTTACTCTCCCGGTGTTCCTTACACCCACACCatagataaataaaattaaattaaataaattaaatcctgTACATATATAGGAACAATTATGGAAGAAAGTATATATGTGAACATGTCTCTAAATCATGTTTCTacaaaatttatgtatttgtacattaaaatatatgaaaatccaaataagttgttttatttaaaaaaaattgaatcaaGTACAAgcaaaatcgaaaattgtGACAAAATTTACTCGACATTTAGCTCCATCTATGAAAGGTAAGTTGTAACAATCTCGTGGAAATACTAATAGTCTTCTGTACGTTGGATCAATATGGTTTGTGGCTGGTAGATGGCATTGTTTTCATGATGCCGGAGCTCGGCCGGGGCTggaataatttagttttttgtaaAGATGCACAAAAAAGTGGCCGCGTCGCTATTCCACATCAGTTAGAGA is from Onthophagus taurus isolate NC chromosome 8, IU_Otau_3.0, whole genome shotgun sequence and encodes:
- the LOC111425384 gene encoding uncharacterized protein isoform X3, whose amino-acid sequence is MFLLLKILFFLVVLTLNIFADNLALLSGTLKTYQKAGCDNDIVVLKCPAGTNILIQVAQYGKSAPSNGLCGRREVDDGTAGSCLWPKALQTVVEACQKKRQCKIDTSPETFGGDPCPGMQKYVEIAYKCRPYEFRSKTACENEILQLKCNPHSRVAVYSASYGRTEYESYQCPQPQGVAEETCLVSYAMETVMQICHGKRSCELSADASTFGNPCRPESRMYLKVVYTCVPRKILKEQYEGRLEPDELETENDNEDPEFDNYDDGKEFIRESAASPPAPSIVGSPKGDNLTNDLAATSSKLPPQFKAKEREPASFDSLASRAKSTPRAHKSYPRSHRPHYRHSREKSKALKDMQADHIPFRYCNTTKRTDSDKGIGFVSDWINTYWFLTQNQERFYLYLIISVGGGVVLCLTILVVRLLLQRRNAKQEPKFQQTDITDNSLPNGFTDDISEVDADIDLTPSLPPTHVLSPHTALPLGSIAEVVRYPQVHNHTLRKPSIEMDVPRSLSGSANSHYYYG
- the LOC111425384 gene encoding uncharacterized protein isoform X1 gives rise to the protein MFLLLKILFFLVVLTLNIFADNLALLSGTLKTYQKAGCDNDIVVLKCPAGTNILIQVAQYGKSAPSNGLCGRREVDDGTAGSCLWPKALQYSLLQTVVEACQKKRQCKIDTSPETFGGDPCPGMQKYVEIAYKCRPYEFRSKTACENEILQLKCNPHSRVAVYSASYGRTEYESYQCPQPQGVAEETCLVSYAMETVMQICHGKRSCELSADASTFGNPCRPESRMYLKVVYTCVPRKILKEQYEGRLEPDELETENDNEDPEFDNYDDGKEFIRESAASPPAPSIVGSPKGDNLTNDLAATSSKLPPQFKAKEREPASFDSLASRAKSTPRAHKSYPRSHRPHYRHSREKSKALKDMQADHIPFRYCNTTKRTDSDKGIGFVSDWINTYWFLTQNQERFYLYLIISVGGGVVLCLTILVVRLLLQRRNAKQEPKFQQTDITDNSLPNGFTDDISEVDADIDLTPSLPPTHVLSPHTALPLGSIAEVVRYPQVHNHTLRKPSIEMDVPRSLSGSANSHYYYG
- the LOC111425384 gene encoding uncharacterized protein isoform X2, whose product is MFLLLKILFFLVVLTLNIFADNLGTLKTYQKAGCDNDIVVLKCPAGTNILIQVAQYGKSAPSNGLCGRREVDDGTAGSCLWPKALQYSLLQTVVEACQKKRQCKIDTSPETFGGDPCPGMQKYVEIAYKCRPYEFRSKTACENEILQLKCNPHSRVAVYSASYGRTEYESYQCPQPQGVAEETCLVSYAMETVMQICHGKRSCELSADASTFGNPCRPESRMYLKVVYTCVPRKILKEQYEGRLEPDELETENDNEDPEFDNYDDGKEFIRESAASPPAPSIVGSPKGDNLTNDLAATSSKLPPQFKAKEREPASFDSLASRAKSTPRAHKSYPRSHRPHYRHSREKSKALKDMQADHIPFRYCNTTKRTDSDKGIGFVSDWINTYWFLTQNQERFYLYLIISVGGGVVLCLTILVVRLLLQRRNAKQEPKFQQTDITDNSLPNGFTDDISEVDADIDLTPSLPPTHVLSPHTALPLGSIAEVVRYPQVHNHTLRKPSIEMDVPRSLSGSANSHYYYG
- the LOC111425384 gene encoding protein eva-1 homolog C isoform X4, which gives rise to MFLLLKILFFLVVLTLNIFADNLALLSGTLKTYQKAGCDNDIVVLKCPAGTNILIQVAQYGKSAPSNGLCGRREVDDGTAGSCLWPKALQYSLLQTVVEACQKKRQCKIDTSPETFGGDPCPGMQKYVEIAYKCRPYEFRSKTACENEILQLKCNPHSRVAVYSASYGRTEYESYQCPQPQGVAEETCLVSYAMETVMQICHGKRSCELSADASTFGNPCRPESRMYLKVVYTCVPRKILKEQYEGRLEPDELETENDNEDPEFDNYDDGKEFIRESAASPPAPSIVGSPKGDNLTNDLAATSSKLPPQFKAKEREPENQERFYLYLIISVGGGVVLCLTILVVRLLLQRRNAKQEPKFQQTDITDNSLPNGFTDDISEVDADIDLTPSLPPTHVLSPHTALPLGSIAEVVRYPQVHNHTLRKPSIEMDVPRSLSGSANSHYYYG